A segment of the Solanum lycopersicum chromosome 9, SLM_r2.1 genome:
CAAGCACTGCAACCTGAAAGTGGAGGCATAATAATAAGTATCCacataaatcaacaataaaatagaCATCACAAGTCCATCACAAAACTTGAGAAAATGATAGTGTTATTGACCTTAGCATTTTCGTATCCAACTACAAGTTTGGCTCCATGATTTACAAACTCAATTGCTCGGACTCGAACATCGAGAAGCTTTAGAACAGCTCTGCAAGTAGGTCCTTGACCTTGTGCCAACTCATGAACTAAGAAAACGTATATACCAGTGAGTTCACAGATAGTAGTTTGATCTCCAATTATGCCAAGTATATCAGGAGTATTTTAACATAGAAATGATATATTATTTCCTCCTCCCATTCTGtcaaaaaatattactatttgaAGTGTCACACAACTTTTTGACTATAAGGTTTGAAACAATTTTTAAGTGCTTTTTAAATTATAGGATATTGTACTTTCTGTCTATCGGAAACATCCTCAATACCCCACAAAGGTAGAGTTAAGGTCCGTGTACACTTcaccctccccagaccccacttatTGGCCTACAATAggaatgttgttgttgtatgaaagattttcaaatatttaaggAATATAAGTCTGGAATGAATGTGGAAACCAAATGGTTTGACCCTTGTATTTCATACCCCCTCACTCATTTTGAGATGTAGGGGAAAGATACTGGGAAAAGAAATGTGTGGCACATCAGATTCAATTGTTGTCCACAAAGTAGCTTGCTACGACTATGGACAGCTACCTGGATATATGGAGGTGGTTAGAGGTGTGTGGTCACAATTAAGTTCATCTAAGAGAACAAAACCATTATCAGGAATAAAACCACGATTTGAGCCCCAAACACGATAACAAATCAAGTTTGTCCACTAACAATTAATAGGACTCGCAATTTTCAGACAACTTTGAAGTTTCATTCAAAAATTCCAACAATGGAGGCAAAGATATTTTTCAAGTTGCACATCTTTTTTTAACAATTTGTATGTAAAAATGGGCTTCATTGTGAGGAAGGAAGAAATTGGATAAATGGGGATATATCAACACATGAATGAACTAAGCGTTTAAAATCTGTTGTACAAATATGTATTCACTATGGCTGGTAAAAAAACATAAGTGACGAGGTCGAAAACATTCATCCAGGAAATATTtacttcaacaaaaataagacaCATGAATCCCAGAAGCTATTTAACAAGAGATCTTTTGATACCAACTTCCTATGGAATTTTCACTATCTCATCCAGCTGCACTTGGTGGAACAATTTCAGAGCTGAACTAAATCAAATGCTAGACTAAAATATTTGGCCAAAGTTCCAACCCGAGTTCAGTCAGAAGTTCACAAATTTCAGTTAGGAAATTAGGATCAACTTCAAAATTCCACCTCAACAGTTGAATTTAACTACCTGATATCAAAGAATTTGAATGCTACCCCATTTCACAGAAAACCTCCAAAAATTACCCCCCAAAAATGGTGTAGTTTATCAACCATGAGATATTATTGAAATTCAGTGGTCTGGATAAGGAGTTGGGTGACCCTATGTGATGCATATACTCTTAAGGCACGCCCTCAGTCTATGACAAGGGCACTAAATACTGGAATAACAGTTACATTTACCTTCACTTTTAGCATCAGTAACAACGTGGAAGTTTCCCATATCACTATGTTTGAAATCATAAAGACGCACCTGCGTGTAGAAGGAAATTAATATAGGGGTCAATATACATTAACACCAAATTAGAAATGTAAGGTGATGTTTCCCACCAGACCACTTGCATCCCCAACTGCCAATCTTAATGTCTGGAAGCAGAAATCTATTTTTGAAACTGAAGCACTTGATATAACTGTATTAACACCTTTAACCTGAAATTCACAAGAATAAACTGAGAGTTCCATATCAACACAATAATAAGAAGCAACATGGAACTTTTAGATGCTGCTCAACCTCTCTATCCAAGACACAAAGGAGGAGGAGGACCGGATGAGTGGCATCCCACATCCTTACAGATCCATCCTGATAACCTGCTATAAAAACTCTCTGAATCCTGTTAGTCTCAGCTCGAGAAGTATGATTATACACCCCTCCAGTCAAGGGCCATCTGCTAGCCCCAGATGATGTTGCTGCGAAGAACTTCTTGAAGAAAGGCGTCTGGTTAAAATCAAACTCATAATAATCTAAATTAGAAATAACTCtggatttctaaaaaaaatcacctCTTGCAGAAGCTCCGTTAAGTTTCCATCTGAATGCAACTGGGTAAGCTTTGTCGCTGTCATGGAAGGATCAACAGTTGGCAATTCTACAGGAAAATCCTTAGCTGATAGAGAtacttttttctcctctttggaTACCAAGTCGGCCAAGGTTGAACAATCAAAAAGGTTTAGTTGTCCAGGGCTCATCAAAACAAATAAAGCAGCTTTTCCATCAGGTGTTGTTGCCCCTGTAGTTGGTAATAAGATCGTATCTGCAAATGAGCCACTAAGAGTGAGGTCAACACGACCAACACATTTCAAAGTCTCTATTCCAGACGACCACTCAAGTGTAAGGATCTGCAGCAGCAAAGCACCAGAAAATAGCTTTTATCATAAATACGGTTATGTTTGAAAATGTACATAGTAGGAAGGTATGTCATATCCCCAGGACAAATGCGACACCTAACAGAAGCTAAATAGATGTTGTTCAAATTCTTTCCCTTCTCTGGGGGTAAAGTGCGAGAGCTGAACCTGTGAGGAATTTTACCACTACTTTTGAAAGTAGACATGTATGCTCCCCTATACACAAACATGTAAATCACAAATAGTCGGAAAATATAAACGAGCTAGAATATTGTGAAGATTGTCAGGAAATAATAATTCTTGACGCAACCTGTAAATTTTCACTATGTATACGTGTGCACTTCTACTAGGATAGACTATTCATTATTCTGACTGACCTAAGGCAGGTGTCTGAGAGCCTGATTTACCATTTAACTTTGACCGTAGTTGAATAAGATAGGAGTGTTAATATTCAAACGATTGCTCAATGAGTCAAGCATTAGTTTAAATGTTATTCAGATTTTAAATCAAGACCACACTACAACGctacaacaataacaatttgACTTATCCACAAAAACTCGAAAACGGTAGATGTCATCAGATATCAATTACACTTTTCAATCAAGATCATTCCTAACTTCAAAAGCCAACATCCTTGCAATCTAAAAACACACACACTAAGATATAACTTGAGTACACCAATCACTTTACAAGATACGTATATCCACGAAAATGATATAGACAAGCAAATATAATACTTGAATGCTCAAAATGCATAGAAAGTACAAGTTCTGGTTTTTAGATTTCACCGTTCAGTTTCCGTTTTATTTCGGCCCAAAGTGCAGTTCATGTTGACCCAGAAATgcaacattttatatttaaaaaatgaaactagTCACATAACTATAATGCaacattttataatttgaagttATATAAATGACAAATTAAGTCTACTTAGCTAGTGAGCCAGCATATAGCATAATGATGGAACAATAATGAgaatatttatgtgatttaagTGTAAAACTAACCGTAATGACTTCATCGGATCCTATTTCATCACCGCCATAAATGAGGAGATGGCCATCGCTATTATTCTGGGATTTACTGTTTGCCCACCAGTGTAAGACAATAATTGGAAGCCTCTTTTCAACAGAAGACAGCTGTAGCTTAACAACATTATCAAATGGTCCGGCTTCCTGACCTTTGCTTGCAGACGATTTTGACATTTTCCAAAGCAGAATATCTCCATCTATGTACCCAGCAGCAAGAATGGATCCATCAATGGATGCCCAGCAAAGTGTGGTTATTTCTTTCTCCTCGAATTGGTGCTGCAATAGATCATTAGGAGAGCTGGAATCTGCGTTCTTTTTAAAAGCACCATCCTTCAAATGGAGATCTTTATCACCTTTGACAATGATAACATGGGCTTCGACGACATCCCATAGTATAATTAAACCACACTCGTAAGCAATCAATAATCTGCAGTAAGTGTCATCAGTTCAggaatttataaagaaaaaacatattcaaAATTCTAATGAACCCCACCAAAgtaataaaatcatatacacAAATCACCATACATCAATTGACAGATTTGTATTTTGTTAGTTGCCACTAGTAAAGGGGAATTATAGTCTTTTTACCAGTAAATGATGCCTTCACCATTCCATTTTGCTTAGTATTTCCCAGGCACTACCTATCGATAAATAGAAATATACTAAGTTTCTTGGTTTTCTATCTAACTCAAGACAGTGCAATAAAAGGACTTTGGCCGGAGAAGGCATCTACAGTTGAACCAAACGGTAAATGAGTGGAGATGTTACTTCATCTATAGCTTTACTACATTGACAGACTTCTCATGACCAAAATATATTGGTATTAGGTAATTTACTAGTAGAAAttgcatcaacaacaacaaaaacagtGTACTCCCACAAGCGGGGGCTTGACTAGTAGAAATTGCTCAACAACAATTCTTTTTAATCCCATGAGAACTACTTATTTTATCCCCGAAGAACCACCAAATGGCATCTCATAACTGAGCATGTATCTTAGAAGAAAAATCTGCAAGCAAGGGACCTTTCTCTGTTTTTCTTGCTCCATGCACATGTAAGATTCTTTGACTTGTATGCCAAAAGCCAACATTGAATAACAGAACATATAACTTGTCAGGCAACCATTGAagacaaatagaaaaaaatcaaaagagggGCAGGGCTTAATTTAGTTAACACGAGCTTAGTGATAGATAAGGAAGAAACAATAAGCAATAACTGTGACTTGCCTATTTCCCGATGTAAAAGGTTGCGGGAGAATTCCAACAACTGGTTGATGATCTGAATATGGAAAACTAGTTGCTTCTGCAAAAAAAGTAGTCAACCTTAGAGGTTGGTTGAGTTATAGTAAAGCACATGAGCATTTGAAAAAAAGAGAATCTTTTGGACAGAAGAACAAAAGGTTGTTAGGTAATTATGAAGTTAAATCAAGTCAGTTTTGTATTCtcttaacaaattaaatatgtttgGTGAAGATGCTTAGTCTGATAGAAAGatctaaaaatttcaaaataaaacctACTATCTGTGGCCATAATTTTCTAGAGGAGCTAATCACTGGCATACATCCcacatatattgaataataaggATATGAAAAAAGGTTACTCGGGTTGATTGCATTAGAAGAAATTAGATCCAGAGCTAATGTACCAGAAAATATAGCTATGTCAGAATAAGATATGAGGTGGAAAATCCATGTACTTCTGTTAATTACAGGTGCAAATGGAGCCAGCAAAAAACTCATCGAATAGCCTCTAACACTAGacacaaaattatatcaaaCCTAATGAGAACTTTACTAGGCGGCTGGCAACAAAATGGTTGAACCATAGTATAATGAACATGAACCTCTTCTGAATCAAGAGGCATGTCCCTCTATTGGCATTGGACAAACTAGACCTAGTTATCTGCAATTTCCATCCGTAGACTTTGGAAATGGGAAGATATATCTTGGTATGGCAACCCACAGCTGTTTTTAGTCAATTTTCTGCCCTGAACGTGAATGATACATTCATGCTTGTAACCCAAGGTTTTAACATCTGCCAAGAAATAGCTCAAATTTCAAAAGACTCTACAAGTAAAAAGAATGTCAACTAAACAAGAGTCACTTTACAAAGAATAGGTAACAAACATAATCTTTGGAATTAAGGAATCAGATAAAAGATCTTCACTAAGATTATGCAGTAAGCACCAGAAAGAGAACTCCATATGATCTGATATGGCAGTTGCAGCAGCTCTCTGTTCTCAACATGGAACTTCAAAACTGAGATTGTTCCATATTCATCTCCAACATACCTATAATGACAGGACAAATTTAATATAAGCATAAAATACTCTCAACTGTTTCTACTGTATAACTTTCTTGGGTGCACATCGATTTCGTACATGAAGGAAGAGCCATTGATAACTGAAAAGGCAGTTATATTTGATTCCCATTGCAAATCACAAGCTACAGATCTGCTTTTGAGATTCCAAACCTGCACAAAATTAAGAGAAAGAGAAGTCTTATACACCTACAAACTCCCACACCAAATCAAGTTCAGTTTCCCATGTCGATTAACATTTCAGAATGCTGCACCAAAGAAGGCATCAAAACCCAACAAGAAACACAATACAAACTACGACACACAAATGATCTTAAGTTTCCCATTTTGATTAATGTTTGAGAATGCTGCACTAAGGACATTAAAAGCCAACTTcctggaaaaaaattaatacctGAATATCATTTTCATTTGTGATGCTGACAAGAAAACCCTGATTTTGAAGGAACTGCCACAGGCAAAGACAAATAAAAGAGaacaaattaaacatatatCTTGAGATTGTAAAAGAGACAGATTCATGAAATCATGAAGTTAGTCAAAGTGCAAGAAATGAAGACACCATCAGTTTACCAATGTTATTGGTAAGTTGAAAGAATACCAACTTATGATTGCCTTTTCCTTGAGTTTTAAGAGTTTTTGAGTATAACTTAATAACCTAAACTAACTTAAAGTGGTGACATTAAGGATTTGGAACTCAAGAAAGACAATCAATCAAGGATTTGATCaagaatgatgaaaaaatagGTGAAAGAAAgcaagaaatttgaaaaagagcAAAGACAGCTATGCCAATACTTCATTGTGTTGGCCGCACTTTCTAGCAGAGGAATGAAGAGTTGGGAATCAAAGAAATTGTGGATCCCAAATCCAAGAAAAATGTGGATGCACTTTAAAGTGAAGGCCACACTTCAGGGAAGAATTTTAAATGGTGGAAGTATGTAGAAGACAACAAGGAGAAAAGTGCCAGCACACTTTTAAGTGTGCTCCGCACTTCTTAGCATAAAATTTGGAAAGAAATTGGAAGTGCGGCAGCGAAAATTCActgaagcaaaaaaaaaatgaaagtgtGGTGTGCACTTTATTTGGCGACCACACTTTGCACCTGAAAATGGCATTTTTGTCACAGATTTTAGACAACTATAAATAGTCTTTCGGTAATTTTCTTATgtacttctttttattttggaagTAGATACGCAGTCATAGCTACTTTTGCAAGGTTTTGAAGGATTTCACCATAGAGTATCAATTTTCTTTCCTAATTActctttaattatttctttcttttccattcATCTTGTATTTTCTTTCTCCAGCATGAATAGTTGAACCCATTAGCTGATGCTGTAGACTCTTATAGCATTTATGTGATTGAATACTAGTTATCTTGCTTATTTTTACTTGGGTTGTGATTATTATCTTGTTTGCATTCTTTTATGTCAATTTGGTGGTTGCAAACACTAGATTAAGCCCTACACATCCATTTCTTGCTTAGAAGAGTAGAATTGGATTGAGTTATCAAGCAAGTAGCAAGGAATTGAGAATATTGAGGAACTAATTGTGCTTGATTTTAATGGAATCGCACTAGGAAGGGAAATTCCTACTTGGGTCCATCAATTgatcttaatatttttctttgaatttagAAGAACTTTTGGGGATTAGATTGCTGGAGTTGGAAAATTTTAGTAAGTAACTATCAATTggatcatttttatttatcccAAGTAATTTGAGCAAGATACGTCTATTCACAAACTAGCTAGAGGCTAGAGCTCCCGACACTCTCTTGattgaaaaacaaaacattGTTATTGCATTCCAAGTGTTCGATCAAATTCCTAGCTTAGAAAATAGTCTAGTTTTAGAATTAATTACTCAATCACTCTTTTATTAGaagaaaacttagaaaattatcaAACTTGCACTCTAGGACACCTTGGCGCACGTGTACTCcccgtgggatcgaccccaacctttGTTAGGTTTATTATTGCTATGATCGTACTACACTTTATTTCAAGGTGTAGGATAGGACATGATCAGTTATTGGAAAATAAAGCCAGTAAGCCAGATCACTGAAGAACATAATTTGTGAAGTTTGGCTTTATTCAGCCAAGAACCTTTCTATGTCCGAGTCTGACAAACACTACCCAAAATAGTGAAACAGAAAAGCTGAGTTAGCTttgacaaaaaagaaaatacctCGCCTCAGGAAGGGAGAAGGCCTCATGAGGATGGAACTTACTTCCGAAAAGAAAGAGATATAGAATAAATATAGGCCTATTTCAGTTAATTGTCCTCTTACTCTTAGTTGTgcggactcttcacttttgatggCGCATCCGTGTCGGATTCTCCagaaatacactacttttggcgAATCCAACACGTACCCATTGACATTCTGAAGAGTCCGAGCGACATAGCTCTTACTAAAGGTAAACAGATGGAATCAACACTAAAAACAAAAATGGTCATCATTGGACATTGTCATAAAAAAGTATTTGagcaaaatttgataaaatatccAGCTCTTTCTTGACTTTGTTCATAAACCTGACATCATCAATTCTAAAGACCATATCCTTCAGAGACCTTAATCTGCTGATAAGGAAATCTGGTCCCAATTTTCTCCTATCCAAGACATTATCAGAGAAATGAAGTGTTACAAATGCTccagaaaaatatcaaataatatacaCTTGGAAAACTTTAGAACCTATATAAGAATCTGTAGGATGATTTCATGTGCAAAAACCAAACCTCTAGATATTTGTATGGCAACTGCTTTGGAGAAATCAAGAGACCTTCAATATTGTCCCCACCAATCACTTTTATCCTACCATCCCTGAAAAAATGTTTGGATACTACATTAACAAGATAGAGCCATCAAACCATTTATACAGATGAGTAGTTTACAACTACAAGATAGT
Coding sequences within it:
- the LOC101248608 gene encoding uncharacterized protein isoform X2, which translates into the protein MFAKKLFQKATQYHHNHHHQTNGSGLTASDLNVRATVHYGIPSTASILAVDSVQRLLAIGTLDGRIKVIGGDNIEGLLISPKQLPYKYLEFLQNQGFLVSITNENDIQVWNLKSRSVACDLQWESNITAFSVINGSSFMYVGDEYGTISVLKFHVENRELLQLPYQIIWSSLSEATSFPYSDHQPVVGILPQPFTSGNRLLIAYECGLIILWDVVEAHVIIVKGDKDLHLKDGAFKKNADSSSPNDLLQHQFEEKEITTLCWASIDGSILAAGYIDGDILLWKMSKSSASKGQEAGPFDNVVKLQLSSVEKRLPIIVLHWWANSKSQNNSDGHLLIYGGDEIGSDEVITILTLEWSSGIETLKCVGRVDLTLSGSFADTILLPTTGATTPDGKAALFVLMSPGQLNLFDCSTLADLVSKEEKKVSLSAKDFPVELPTVDPSMTATKLTQLHSDGNLTELLQEFFAATSSGASRWPLTGGVYNHTSRAETNRIQRVFIAGYQDGSVRMWDATHPVLLLLCVLDREVKGVNTVISSASVSKIDFCFQTLRLAVGDASGLVRLYDFKHSDMGNFHVVTDAKSEVHELAQGQGPTCRAVLKLLDVRVRAIEFVNHGAKLVVGYENAKVAVLDMTSLSVLFLSDSASAGCSPLVTLITKRFVQSDSNSKSPKQSELAEKRMEELMFILTEDAKIYVIDGGNGKTYGSGPLHLKKVSTAISMYVIENNIPFSYVISKQPESSKDDAASNEPSQEMTTRDLSDTVPFLENDSSRKYFEESFILLCCKDSIRTYATKSVVHGDNKSVCKVKLDKPCCWTTTLVKDGKACALLLLFQTGDIEIRSLPDLELLERTSLMSVLRWNFKPNMDRAMSSMENGHIILANGSELALVSLLASENDFRIPESLPSLHDEVLAAAADAAMKFSTQKKKQGGGPNILGTLVKGFKAGKTNQNMDFSQMTQSNFSHLEGVFMKNPLHSELSPTKEVLEELELDIDDIEIDDPVPVASTSSHNTQNSKRGTEREKLLDSVGDDAKPRPRTREEIIAKYRKTGVQDASSAAGQARDKLLERQEKLERINRRTEELRSGAEDFASLANELVKVMENRNRKWWQI
- the LOC101248608 gene encoding uncharacterized protein isoform X1, translated to MFAKKLFQKATQYHHNHHHQTNGSGLTASDLNVRATVHYGIPSTASILAVDSVQRLLAIGTLDGRIKVIGGDNIEGLLISPKQLPYKYLEFLQNQGFLVSITNENDIQVWNLKSRSVACDLQWESNITAFSVINGSSFMYVGDEYGTISVLKFHVENRELLQLPYQIIWSSLSEATSFPYSDHQPVVGILPQPFTSGNRLLIAYECGLIILWDVVEAHVIIVKGDKDLHLKDGAFKKNADSSSPNDLLQHQFEEKEITTLCWASIDGSILAAGYIDGDILLWKMSKSSASKGQEAGPFDNVVKLQLSSVEKRLPIIVLHWWANSKSQNNSDGHLLIYGGDEIGSDEVITILTLEWSSGIETLKCVGRVDLTLSGSFADTILLPTTGATTPDGKAALFVLMSPGQLNLFDCSTLADLVSKEEKKVSLSAKDFPVELPTVDPSMTATKLTQLHSDGNLTELLQEFFAATSSGASRWPLTGGVYNHTSRAETNRIQRVFIAGYQDGSVRMWDATHPVLLLLCVLDREVKGVNTVISSASVSKIDFCFQTLRLAVGDASGLVRLYDFKHSDMGNFHVVTDAKSEVHELAQGQGPTCRAVLKLLDVRVRAIEFVNHGAKLVVGYENAKVAVLDMTSLSVLFLSDSASAGCSPLVTLITKRFVQSDSNSKSPKQSELAEKRMEELMFILTEDAKIYVIDGGNGKTYGSGPLHLKKVSTAISMYVIENNIPFSYVISKQPESSKDDAASNEPSQEMTTRDLSDTVPFLENDSSRKYFEESFILLCCKDSIRTYATKSVVHGDNKSVCKVKLDKPCCWTTTLVKDGKACALLLLFQTGDIEIRSLPDLELLERTSLMSVLRWNFKPNMDRAMSSMENGHIILANGSELALVSLLASENDFRIPESLPSLHDEVLAAAADAAMKFSTQKKKQMLLQGGGPNILGTLVKGFKAGKTNQNMDFSQMTQSNFSHLEGVFMKNPLHSELSPTKEVLEELELDIDDIEIDDPVPVASTSSHNTQNSKRGTEREKLLDSVGDDAKPRPRTREEIIAKYRKTGVQDASSAAGQARDKLLERQEKLERINRRTEELRSGAEDFASLANELVKVMENRNRKWWQI